One segment of Perognathus longimembris pacificus isolate PPM17 chromosome 26, ASM2315922v1, whole genome shotgun sequence DNA contains the following:
- the Abhd14b gene encoding LOW QUALITY PROTEIN: protein ABHD14B (The sequence of the model RefSeq protein was modified relative to this genomic sequence to represent the inferred CDS: deleted 1 base in 1 codon): MAPVEQRDGTIEVQEQRLFYREARPGGGQALLLSVLLLHGIRFSSETWQNLGTLHKLAEAGYRAVAIDLPGLGRSKEAAAPAPIGELAPGSFLTAVVNALDLGLPVVISPSLSGMYSLPFLTMPGSQLRGYVPVAPICTDKINAADYAGVKTPTLIVYGDQDPMGPTSFEHLKQLPNHRVLVMEGAGHPCYLDKPEDWHRGLLDFLQGLA; the protein is encoded by the exons ATGGCCCCCGTGGAGCAGCGAGACGGTACCATCGAGGTCCAGGAGCAAAGGCTGTTTTACCGCGAGGCCCGGCCGGGCGGTGGGCAGGCT CTGCTCTTGTCTGTGTTGCTGTTGCACGGTATTCGTTTCTCCTCCGAGACTTGGCAGAACCTGGGCACCCTCCACAAGCTGGCCGAGGCTGGCTACCGGGCTGTGGCGATTGACCTGCCGG GTCTGGGGCGCTCTAAGGAAGCAGCGGCTCCGGCCCCGATTGGGGAGCTGGCGCCTGGCAGCTTTCTGACGGCTGTGGTGAACGCCTTGGATCTGGGCCTGCCCGTGGTTATCAGCCCGTCCTTAAGCGGCATGTACTCCCTGCCTTtcctcaccatgcctggctcccaGCTCCGGGGCTACGTGCCGGTGGCCCCCATCTGCACGGACAAGATCAACGCGGCCGACTACGCCGGCGTGAAG ACTCCGACTCTGATTGTATACGGTGATCAGGATCCCATGGGGCCCACCAGCTTTGAACACCTGAAGCAGCTGCCCAACCACAGGGTGTTGGTTATGGAGGGAGCAGGGCACCCCTGTTACCTGGACAAACCTGAGGACTGGCACCGAGGGCTGCTGGATTTCCTGCAGGGCCtcgcttga
- the Pcbp4 gene encoding poly(rC)-binding protein 4 isoform X1: MSGSDAGLEEEPELSITLTLRMLMHGKEVGSIIGKKGETVKRIREQSSARITISEGSCPERITTITGSTAAVFHAVSMIAFKLDEDLCAAPTNGGNVSRPPVTLRLVIPASQCGSLIGKAGTKIKEIRETTGAQVQVAGDLLPNSTERAVTVSGVPDAIILCVRQICAVILESPPKGATIPYHPSLSLGSVLLSANQGFSVQGQYGAVTPAEVTKLQQLSGHAVPFAPPTVVPGLDPGTQTSSQEFLVPNDLIGCVIGRQGSKISEIRQMSGAHIKIGNQAEGAGERHVTITGTPVSIALAQYLITACLETAKSTSGGTPGSAPADLPTPFSPPLTALPTAPPGLLGTPYTISLSNFIGLKPVPFLALPPASPGPPPGLATYTAKMAAANGSKKAERQKFSPY; the protein is encoded by the exons ATGAGCGGCTCAGACgcggggctggaggaggagccaGAGCTCAGCATCACCCTCACGCTGAGGATGCTGATGCACGGCAAG GAAGTGGGCAGCATCATTGGGAAG AAGGGAGAGACAGTCAAACGGATCCGGGAACAG AGCAGTGCTCGGATCACCATCTCTGAGGGCTCCTGCCCGGAGCGCATCACCACCATCACCGGCTCCACAGCCGCCGTCTTCCACGCCGTCTCCATGATCGCCTTCAAGCTGGACGAG GACCTTTGCGCTGCTCCTACAAATGGTGGCAATGTCTCTAGGCCTCCTGTGACCCTGCGCCTTGTTATCCCCGCCAGCCAGTGTGGCTCGCTGATCGGGAAGGCTGGCACTAAGATCAAAGAGATCCGGGAG ACCACGGGAGCCCAGGTGCAGGTGGCAGGGGACCTGCTGCCCAACTCCACGGAGCGTGCGGTCACCGTGTCTGGGGTCCCGGACGCCATCATTCTGTGTGTGCGCCAGATCTGTGCTGTTATTCTGGAG TCCCCACCCAAAGGAGCCACCATCCCCTATCACCCCAGCCTCTCCTTAGGTTCTGTCCTCCTCTCAGCCAACCAG ggcttctctgtccagggtcAATATGGAGCCGTGACCCCTGCTGAG GTCACCAAGCTCCAGCAGCTCTCAGGCCACGCCGTCCCCTTCGCCCCGCCCACTGTGGTGCCAG GACTGGATCCTGGCACACAGACCAGCTCCCAGGAGTTCCTGGTTCCCAACGAT CTGATCGGCTGCGTGATCGGGCGCCAGGGTAGCAAGATCAGCGAGATCCGGCAGATGTCGGGGGCGCACATCAAGATCGGGAACCAGGCGGAGGGCGCTGGGGAGAGGCACGTGACCATCACCGGCACCCCGGTCTCCATCGCCCTGGCTCAGTACCTCATCACTGCCTG TCTAGAGACGGCCAAGTCTACCTCTGGGGGGACACCCGGCTCAGCCCCCGCAGACCTGCCCACCCCCTTCTCACCGCCCCTGACGGCCCTGCCCACGGCACCCCCGGGCCTGCTGGGCACGCCCTATACCATCTCCCTCTCCAACTTCATCGGCCTCAAACCTGTGCCCTTCCTGGCTCTACCACCCGCGTCCCCAGGGCCACCACCGGGCTTGGCGACCTACACGGCCAAGATGGCAGCCGCCAACGGAAGCAAGAAAGCCGAGCGGCAGAAATTCTCCCCCTACTGA
- the Pcbp4 gene encoding poly(rC)-binding protein 4 isoform X2, with amino-acid sequence MSGSDAGLEEEPELSITLTLRMLMHGKEVGSIIGKKGETVKRIREQSSARITISEGSCPERITTITGSTAAVFHAVSMIAFKLDEDLCAAPTNGGNVSRPPVTLRLVIPASQCGSLIGKAGTKIKEIRETTGAQVQVAGDLLPNSTERAVTVSGVPDAIILCVRQICAVILESPPKGATIPYHPSLSLGSVLLSANQGFSVQGQYGAVTPAEVTKLQQLSGHAVPFAPPTVVPGLDPGTQTSSQEFLVPNDLIGCVIGRQGSKISEIRQMSGAHIKIGNQAEGAGERHVTITGTPVSIALAQYLITAWATTGLGDLHGQDGSRQRKQESRAAEILPLLRPTEAPVGEEEGGRGCPCILPSPRGVKGGGVPSAPPHARRSMAASFSLQALGPLREKRGFGF; translated from the exons ATGAGCGGCTCAGACgcggggctggaggaggagccaGAGCTCAGCATCACCCTCACGCTGAGGATGCTGATGCACGGCAAG GAAGTGGGCAGCATCATTGGGAAG AAGGGAGAGACAGTCAAACGGATCCGGGAACAG AGCAGTGCTCGGATCACCATCTCTGAGGGCTCCTGCCCGGAGCGCATCACCACCATCACCGGCTCCACAGCCGCCGTCTTCCACGCCGTCTCCATGATCGCCTTCAAGCTGGACGAG GACCTTTGCGCTGCTCCTACAAATGGTGGCAATGTCTCTAGGCCTCCTGTGACCCTGCGCCTTGTTATCCCCGCCAGCCAGTGTGGCTCGCTGATCGGGAAGGCTGGCACTAAGATCAAAGAGATCCGGGAG ACCACGGGAGCCCAGGTGCAGGTGGCAGGGGACCTGCTGCCCAACTCCACGGAGCGTGCGGTCACCGTGTCTGGGGTCCCGGACGCCATCATTCTGTGTGTGCGCCAGATCTGTGCTGTTATTCTGGAG TCCCCACCCAAAGGAGCCACCATCCCCTATCACCCCAGCCTCTCCTTAGGTTCTGTCCTCCTCTCAGCCAACCAG ggcttctctgtccagggtcAATATGGAGCCGTGACCCCTGCTGAG GTCACCAAGCTCCAGCAGCTCTCAGGCCACGCCGTCCCCTTCGCCCCGCCCACTGTGGTGCCAG GACTGGATCCTGGCACACAGACCAGCTCCCAGGAGTTCCTGGTTCCCAACGAT CTGATCGGCTGCGTGATCGGGCGCCAGGGTAGCAAGATCAGCGAGATCCGGCAGATGTCGGGGGCGCACATCAAGATCGGGAACCAGGCGGAGGGCGCTGGGGAGAGGCACGTGACCATCACCGGCACCCCGGTCTCCATCGCCCTGGCTCAGTACCTCATCACTGCCTG GGCCACCACCGGGCTTGGCGACCTACACGGCCAAGATGGCAGCCGCCAACGGAAGCAAGAAAGCCGAGCGGCAGAAATTCTCCCCCTACTGAGGCCCACGGAGGCCccggtgggggaggaggaggggggcaggggctgccCATGTATCCTGCCTTCCCCTAGAGGGGTCAAAGGGGGGGGGGTCCCAAGCGCACCCCCTCATGCCAGAAGAAGCATGGCTGCATCCTTTTCCCTCCAGGCCCTGGGTCCTCTCAGAGAAAAAAGGGGGTTTGGTTTCTGA
- the Pcbp4 gene encoding poly(rC)-binding protein 4 isoform X3: MLMLGKEVGSIIGKKGETVKRIREQSSARITISEGSCPERITTITGSTAAVFHAVSMIAFKLDEDLCAAPTNGGNVSRPPVTLRLVIPASQCGSLIGKAGTKIKEIRETTGAQVQVAGDLLPNSTERAVTVSGVPDAIILCVRQICAVILESPPKGATIPYHPSLSLGSVLLSANQGFSVQGQYGAVTPAEVTKLQQLSGHAVPFAPPTVVPGLDPGTQTSSQEFLVPNDLIGCVIGRQGSKISEIRQMSGAHIKIGNQAEGAGERHVTITGTPVSIALAQYLITACLETAKSTSGGTPGSAPADLPTPFSPPLTALPTAPPGLLGTPYTISLSNFIGLKPVPFLALPPASPGPPPGLATYTAKMAAANGSKKAERQKFSPY, from the exons ATGCTGATGCTCGGCAAG GAAGTGGGCAGCATCATTGGGAAG AAGGGAGAGACAGTCAAACGGATCCGGGAACAG AGCAGTGCTCGGATCACCATCTCTGAGGGCTCCTGCCCGGAGCGCATCACCACCATCACCGGCTCCACAGCCGCCGTCTTCCACGCCGTCTCCATGATCGCCTTCAAGCTGGACGAG GACCTTTGCGCTGCTCCTACAAATGGTGGCAATGTCTCTAGGCCTCCTGTGACCCTGCGCCTTGTTATCCCCGCCAGCCAGTGTGGCTCGCTGATCGGGAAGGCTGGCACTAAGATCAAAGAGATCCGGGAG ACCACGGGAGCCCAGGTGCAGGTGGCAGGGGACCTGCTGCCCAACTCCACGGAGCGTGCGGTCACCGTGTCTGGGGTCCCGGACGCCATCATTCTGTGTGTGCGCCAGATCTGTGCTGTTATTCTGGAG TCCCCACCCAAAGGAGCCACCATCCCCTATCACCCCAGCCTCTCCTTAGGTTCTGTCCTCCTCTCAGCCAACCAG ggcttctctgtccagggtcAATATGGAGCCGTGACCCCTGCTGAG GTCACCAAGCTCCAGCAGCTCTCAGGCCACGCCGTCCCCTTCGCCCCGCCCACTGTGGTGCCAG GACTGGATCCTGGCACACAGACCAGCTCCCAGGAGTTCCTGGTTCCCAACGAT CTGATCGGCTGCGTGATCGGGCGCCAGGGTAGCAAGATCAGCGAGATCCGGCAGATGTCGGGGGCGCACATCAAGATCGGGAACCAGGCGGAGGGCGCTGGGGAGAGGCACGTGACCATCACCGGCACCCCGGTCTCCATCGCCCTGGCTCAGTACCTCATCACTGCCTG TCTAGAGACGGCCAAGTCTACCTCTGGGGGGACACCCGGCTCAGCCCCCGCAGACCTGCCCACCCCCTTCTCACCGCCCCTGACGGCCCTGCCCACGGCACCCCCGGGCCTGCTGGGCACGCCCTATACCATCTCCCTCTCCAACTTCATCGGCCTCAAACCTGTGCCCTTCCTGGCTCTACCACCCGCGTCCCCAGGGCCACCACCGGGCTTGGCGACCTACACGGCCAAGATGGCAGCCGCCAACGGAAGCAAGAAAGCCGAGCGGCAGAAATTCTCCCCCTACTGA
- the Parp3 gene encoding protein mono-ADP-ribosyltransferase PARP3 isoform X1 — translation MAPKRKCPVQPEDLRKRKKKGQQGGGGEEDNFGSPAEERTCRVDPLCPLSQNPDTQVHEDYDCTLNQTSIGCNHNKFYIIQLLTKGSGFVCWNRWGRVGEVGQSKISPFACLEDAKKDFERKFREKTKNNWAQRDRFVARPGKYTLIEVQADRESQEAVVKVDGGPGKSLVVSKPCSLDPATQKLILNIFSKDMFKNAMTQMHLDVKKMPLGKLSKQQIAKGFEALEALEVALKAPPARSPGLEELSSHFYTIIPHNFGRRRPPSIDSLEMVQAKKDMLLVLADIELAQALQAAPGKEEVGETPPHPLDQNYQLLRCQLQLLEPEEPEYKVIRTYLEQTGSSPRCPALKHVWRVDREGEKCRFQAHAALGNRRLLWHGTQVAVVAAVLTQGLRIMPHSGGRVGRGIYFASENSKSASYVSPVRCGTHQVGYMFLGEVALGKEYHITTDEPGLRRPPPGFDSVIARGHTEPDPALDIELQLDGQKVSVPQGRPRPCPEFSSSSFSQSEYLIYRESQCCLRYLLEVHL, via the exons ATGGCTCCAAAACGGAAGTGTCCGGTGCAGCCCGAGGACctcaggaagagaaagaagaaggggcAGCAGGGCGGTGGAGGGGAGGAAGACAACTTCGGCTCCCCCGCAGAGGAGCGCACATGCCGCGTGGACCCCCTCTGCCCACTGAGCCAAAACCCTGACACCCAG GTACACGAGGACTATGATTGCACCTTGAACCAAACCAGCATCGGGTGCAATCATAACAAGTTCTATATCATCCAGTTGTTGACCAAGGGCAGTGGTTTCGTGTGCTGGAACCGCTGGGGCCGGGTG GGAGAGGTGGGCCAATCCAAGATCTCCCCCTTCGCCTGCCTGGAAGATGCAAAGAAGGATTTCGAGAGGAAATTTCgggaaaagaccaaaaacaactGGGCACAGCGAGACCGGTTTGTGGCCCGCCCTGGCAAGTACACACTTATCGAAGTACAGGCAGACCGAGAGTCCCAGGAAGCGGTCGTGAAG gtGGACGGAGGCCCAGGGAAGAGCCTGGTGGTGTCCAAGCCCTGCTCCCTGGACCCCGCCACCCAGAAACTCATCCTCAACATCTTTAGCAAGGATATGTTCAAGAACGCCATGACGCAGATGCATCTGG ACGTGAAGAAGATGCCCCTGGGGAAACTGAGCAAGCAGCAGATTGCCAAGGGCTTCGAGGCCTTGGAGGCCCTAGAAGTGGCTTTGAAAGCCCCCCCTGCCCGCAGCCCCGGCCTGGAAGAGCTGTCCTCCCATTTCTACACCATCATCCCCCACAACTTTGGCCGCCGCAGGCCTCCGTCCATCGACTCCCTGGAGATGGTGCAGGCCAAGAAGGACATGTTGCTG GTGCTGGCAGACATCGAGCTGGCCCAGGCCCTCCAGGCGGCCcctgggaaggaggaagtgggggagaCACCGCCGCACCCCTTGGATCAGAACTACCAGCTCCTCCGATGCCAGCTGCAGCTGCTGGAGCCTGAGGAGCCCGAGTACAAG GTGATACGGACCTACTTAGAACAGACCGGAAGCAGCCCCAGGTGCCCCGCTCTGAAGCATGTCTGGAGGGTGGACCGAGAAGGGGAG AAGTGCAGGTTCCAGGCCCACGCCGCGCTGGGGAACCGGAGGCTGCTCTGGCACGGGACCCAGGTGGCGGTGGTGGCTGCGGTCCTCACCCAGGGGCTGCGCATCATGCCCCACTCGGGCGGCCGCGTGGGCCGGGGCATCTACTTCGCCTCGGAGAACAGCAAGTCAGCCTCGTatg TTTCTCCAGTGCGCTGTGGCACCCACCAAGTGGGTTACATGTTTCTGGGCGAGGTGGCCCTAGGCAAAGAATACCACATCACCACGGATGAGCCCGGCTTGAGACGCCCCCCGCCCGGCTTCGACAGTGTCATTGCCAGAGGCCACACGGAACCTG ATCCAGCCCTGGACATCGAGCTGCAGCTGGATGGGCAGAAAGTGTCTGTGCCCCAGGGCCGGCCCCGGCCTTGCCCGGAGTTCAGCAGCTCCAGCTTCTCCCAGAGCGAGTACCTCATCTACCGGGAGAGCCAGTGCTGCCTACGCTACCTGCTGGAAGTTCACCTCTGA
- the Parp3 gene encoding protein mono-ADP-ribosyltransferase PARP3 isoform X3 has translation MAPKRKCPVQPEDLRKRKKKGQQGGGGEEDNFGSPAEERTCRVDPLCPLSQNPDTQVHEDYDCTLNQTSIGCNHNKFYIIQLLTKGSGFVCWNRWGRVGEVGQSKISPFACLEDAKKDFERKFREKTKNNWAQRDRFVARPGKYTLIEVQADRESQEAVVKVDGGPGKSLVVSKPCSLDPATQKLILNIFSKDMFKNAMTQMHLDVKKMPLGKLSKQQIAKGFEALEALEVALKAPPARSPGLEELSSHFYTIIPHNFGRRRPPSIDSLEMVQAKKDMLLVLADIELAQALQAAPGKEEVGETPPHPLDQNYQLLRCQLQLLEPEEPEYKVIRTYLEQTGSSPRCPALKHVWRKCRFQAHAALGNRRLLWHGTQVAVVAAVLTQGLRIMPHSGGRVGRGIYFASENSKSASYVSPVRCGTHQVGYMFLGEVALGKEYHITTDEPGLRRPPPGFDSVIARGHTEPDPALDIELQLDGQKVSVPQGRPRPCPEFSSSSFSQSEYLIYRESQCCLRYLLEVHL, from the exons ATGGCTCCAAAACGGAAGTGTCCGGTGCAGCCCGAGGACctcaggaagagaaagaagaaggggcAGCAGGGCGGTGGAGGGGAGGAAGACAACTTCGGCTCCCCCGCAGAGGAGCGCACATGCCGCGTGGACCCCCTCTGCCCACTGAGCCAAAACCCTGACACCCAG GTACACGAGGACTATGATTGCACCTTGAACCAAACCAGCATCGGGTGCAATCATAACAAGTTCTATATCATCCAGTTGTTGACCAAGGGCAGTGGTTTCGTGTGCTGGAACCGCTGGGGCCGGGTG GGAGAGGTGGGCCAATCCAAGATCTCCCCCTTCGCCTGCCTGGAAGATGCAAAGAAGGATTTCGAGAGGAAATTTCgggaaaagaccaaaaacaactGGGCACAGCGAGACCGGTTTGTGGCCCGCCCTGGCAAGTACACACTTATCGAAGTACAGGCAGACCGAGAGTCCCAGGAAGCGGTCGTGAAG gtGGACGGAGGCCCAGGGAAGAGCCTGGTGGTGTCCAAGCCCTGCTCCCTGGACCCCGCCACCCAGAAACTCATCCTCAACATCTTTAGCAAGGATATGTTCAAGAACGCCATGACGCAGATGCATCTGG ACGTGAAGAAGATGCCCCTGGGGAAACTGAGCAAGCAGCAGATTGCCAAGGGCTTCGAGGCCTTGGAGGCCCTAGAAGTGGCTTTGAAAGCCCCCCCTGCCCGCAGCCCCGGCCTGGAAGAGCTGTCCTCCCATTTCTACACCATCATCCCCCACAACTTTGGCCGCCGCAGGCCTCCGTCCATCGACTCCCTGGAGATGGTGCAGGCCAAGAAGGACATGTTGCTG GTGCTGGCAGACATCGAGCTGGCCCAGGCCCTCCAGGCGGCCcctgggaaggaggaagtgggggagaCACCGCCGCACCCCTTGGATCAGAACTACCAGCTCCTCCGATGCCAGCTGCAGCTGCTGGAGCCTGAGGAGCCCGAGTACAAG GTGATACGGACCTACTTAGAACAGACCGGAAGCAGCCCCAGGTGCCCCGCTCTGAAGCATGTCTGGAGG AAGTGCAGGTTCCAGGCCCACGCCGCGCTGGGGAACCGGAGGCTGCTCTGGCACGGGACCCAGGTGGCGGTGGTGGCTGCGGTCCTCACCCAGGGGCTGCGCATCATGCCCCACTCGGGCGGCCGCGTGGGCCGGGGCATCTACTTCGCCTCGGAGAACAGCAAGTCAGCCTCGTatg TTTCTCCAGTGCGCTGTGGCACCCACCAAGTGGGTTACATGTTTCTGGGCGAGGTGGCCCTAGGCAAAGAATACCACATCACCACGGATGAGCCCGGCTTGAGACGCCCCCCGCCCGGCTTCGACAGTGTCATTGCCAGAGGCCACACGGAACCTG ATCCAGCCCTGGACATCGAGCTGCAGCTGGATGGGCAGAAAGTGTCTGTGCCCCAGGGCCGGCCCCGGCCTTGCCCGGAGTTCAGCAGCTCCAGCTTCTCCCAGAGCGAGTACCTCATCTACCGGGAGAGCCAGTGCTGCCTACGCTACCTGCTGGAAGTTCACCTCTGA
- the Parp3 gene encoding protein mono-ADP-ribosyltransferase PARP3 isoform X2, producing the protein MAPKRKCPVQPEDLRKRKKKGQQGGGGEEDNFGSPAEERTCRVDPLCPLSQNPDTQVHEDYDCTLNQTSIGCNHNKFYIIQLLTKGSGFVCWNRWGRVGEVGQSKISPFACLEDAKKDFERKFREKTKNNWAQRDRFVARPGKYTLIEVQADRESQEAVVKVDGGPGKSLVVSKPCSLDPATQKLILNIFSKDMFKNAMTQMHLDVKKMPLGKLSKQQIAKGFEALEALEVALKAPPARSPGLEELSSHFYTIIPHNFGRRRPPSIDSLEMVQAKKDMLLVLADIELAQALQAAPGKEEVGETPPHPLDQNYQLLRCQLQLLEPEEPEYKVIRTYLEQTGSSPRCPALKHVWRVDREGECRFQAHAALGNRRLLWHGTQVAVVAAVLTQGLRIMPHSGGRVGRGIYFASENSKSASYVSPVRCGTHQVGYMFLGEVALGKEYHITTDEPGLRRPPPGFDSVIARGHTEPDPALDIELQLDGQKVSVPQGRPRPCPEFSSSSFSQSEYLIYRESQCCLRYLLEVHL; encoded by the exons ATGGCTCCAAAACGGAAGTGTCCGGTGCAGCCCGAGGACctcaggaagagaaagaagaaggggcAGCAGGGCGGTGGAGGGGAGGAAGACAACTTCGGCTCCCCCGCAGAGGAGCGCACATGCCGCGTGGACCCCCTCTGCCCACTGAGCCAAAACCCTGACACCCAG GTACACGAGGACTATGATTGCACCTTGAACCAAACCAGCATCGGGTGCAATCATAACAAGTTCTATATCATCCAGTTGTTGACCAAGGGCAGTGGTTTCGTGTGCTGGAACCGCTGGGGCCGGGTG GGAGAGGTGGGCCAATCCAAGATCTCCCCCTTCGCCTGCCTGGAAGATGCAAAGAAGGATTTCGAGAGGAAATTTCgggaaaagaccaaaaacaactGGGCACAGCGAGACCGGTTTGTGGCCCGCCCTGGCAAGTACACACTTATCGAAGTACAGGCAGACCGAGAGTCCCAGGAAGCGGTCGTGAAG gtGGACGGAGGCCCAGGGAAGAGCCTGGTGGTGTCCAAGCCCTGCTCCCTGGACCCCGCCACCCAGAAACTCATCCTCAACATCTTTAGCAAGGATATGTTCAAGAACGCCATGACGCAGATGCATCTGG ACGTGAAGAAGATGCCCCTGGGGAAACTGAGCAAGCAGCAGATTGCCAAGGGCTTCGAGGCCTTGGAGGCCCTAGAAGTGGCTTTGAAAGCCCCCCCTGCCCGCAGCCCCGGCCTGGAAGAGCTGTCCTCCCATTTCTACACCATCATCCCCCACAACTTTGGCCGCCGCAGGCCTCCGTCCATCGACTCCCTGGAGATGGTGCAGGCCAAGAAGGACATGTTGCTG GTGCTGGCAGACATCGAGCTGGCCCAGGCCCTCCAGGCGGCCcctgggaaggaggaagtgggggagaCACCGCCGCACCCCTTGGATCAGAACTACCAGCTCCTCCGATGCCAGCTGCAGCTGCTGGAGCCTGAGGAGCCCGAGTACAAG GTGATACGGACCTACTTAGAACAGACCGGAAGCAGCCCCAGGTGCCCCGCTCTGAAGCATGTCTGGAGGGTGGACCGAGAAGGGGAG TGCAGGTTCCAGGCCCACGCCGCGCTGGGGAACCGGAGGCTGCTCTGGCACGGGACCCAGGTGGCGGTGGTGGCTGCGGTCCTCACCCAGGGGCTGCGCATCATGCCCCACTCGGGCGGCCGCGTGGGCCGGGGCATCTACTTCGCCTCGGAGAACAGCAAGTCAGCCTCGTatg TTTCTCCAGTGCGCTGTGGCACCCACCAAGTGGGTTACATGTTTCTGGGCGAGGTGGCCCTAGGCAAAGAATACCACATCACCACGGATGAGCCCGGCTTGAGACGCCCCCCGCCCGGCTTCGACAGTGTCATTGCCAGAGGCCACACGGAACCTG ATCCAGCCCTGGACATCGAGCTGCAGCTGGATGGGCAGAAAGTGTCTGTGCCCCAGGGCCGGCCCCGGCCTTGCCCGGAGTTCAGCAGCTCCAGCTTCTCCCAGAGCGAGTACCTCATCTACCGGGAGAGCCAGTGCTGCCTACGCTACCTGCTGGAAGTTCACCTCTGA
- the Rrp9 gene encoding U3 small nucleolar RNA-interacting protein 2: MSAAVAARKRGKPGSGAGSGPGAGAGKRRRKADPAGVARDRRKAKGGGRMNEEISSDSETDSLAPKRTPEEEEEEELEETPQEKKLRLAKLYLEQLKQQEEEKAEAREFEEDQVAGRLKEDVLEQRGRLQKCVAREIEPPDPASIRVLRGHQLPITCLVITPDDSAIFSAAKDCTIIKWSVESGRKLHVIPRAQKGAEGQPPGHKSHVLCLAISSDGKYLASGDRSKLILIWEAQSCRHLYTFTGHRDAVSGLAFRRGTHQLYSTSHDRSVKVWNVAENSYVETLFGHQDAVAALDALSRDCCVTAGGRDGTVRVWKIPEESQLVFYGHQGSIDCVHLINEEHMVSGADDGSVALWGLSKKRPLALQREAHGLRGEPGLEQPFWVSSVTALLNTDLVATGSHDSRVRLWQCAEGFRRLDLVCDIPLVGFINSLKFSSSGDFLVAGVGQEHRLGRWWRIKEARNSVCIIPLRRAPAPPAPPAAGS; the protein is encoded by the exons ATGTCTGCTGCTGTGGCCGCTCGCAAGCGGGGGAAGCCGGGCTCCGGGGCCGGGTCTggacccggggccggggccggcaaGCGGCGGAGGAAG GCTGACCCCGCGGGGGTGGCGAGGGACCGGCGCAAGGCCAAGGGCGGCGGCCGCATGAACGAAGAGATCTCCAGCGACTCGGAGACCGACAG CTTGGCTCCCAAGAGGACcccggaggaggaagaggaggaggagttggaAGAGACCCCGCAGGAGAAGAAGCTGCGCTTGGCCAAACTCTACCTTGAACAGCTCAAGCAGCAGG AGGAGGAGAAGGCCGAGGCCCGGGAGTTTGAGGAGGACCAGGTGGCAGGGCGTCTGAAGGAGGACGTG CTTGAGCAGAGGGGAAGGCTGCAGAAGTGCGTGGCGCGGGAG ATCGAGCCCCCAGATCCTGCCAGCATTCGCGTGTTACGAGGCCACCAGCTCCCCATTACCTGCTTGGTCATCACCCCCGACGACTCCGCCATTTTCTCTGCTGCCAAAGACTGCACCATCATTAAGT GGAGCGTGGAGAGTGGACGGAAGCTGCACGTGATCCCTCGAGCCCAGAAGGGCGCAGAGGGGCAGCCTCCCGGGCACAAAAGCCACGTCCTGTGCTTGGCCATCTCCTCCGATGGCAAGTACCTG GCATCCGGGGACCGCAGCAAACTCATCCTCATTTGGGAGGCGCAGAGCTGTCGCCACCTGTACACGTTCACGGGGCACCGGGACGCCGTGTCC GGGCTGGCCTTCCGCAGGGGCACCCACCAGCTCTACAGCACGTCCCACGACCGCTCGGTGAAGGTGTGGAACGTGGCCGAGAACTCCTACGTGGAGACGCT CTTCGGGCACCAGGACGCCGTGGCCGCGCTGGACGCCCTGAGCCGGGATTGCTGCGTGACGGCCGGCGGCCGGGACGGCACGGTGCGCGTGTGGAAGATCCCCGAGGAGTCGCAGCTCGTCTTCTACGGCCACCA gggctCCATCGACTGCGTGCATCTGATCAACGAGGAGCACATGGTGTCGGGCGCGGATGACGG ctctgtggCACTGTGGGGCCTCTCCAAGAAGCGGCCGCTCGCCCTGCAGCGGGAGGCCCACGGGCTGCGTGGGGAGCCCGGCCTGGAGCAGCCCTTCTGGGTGTCTTCAGTGACTGCGCTCCTCAACACGGACCTGGTGGCCACAG gctcCCACGACTCCCGTGTGCGGCTCTGGCAGTGCGCTGAAGGCTTCCGGCGGCTCGACCTCGTGTGTGACATCCCGCTG gtcggCTTTATCAACAGCCTCAAGTTCTCCAGCTCCGGGGACTTCTTAGTGGCTGGAGTGGGCCAGGAGCACAG GCTCGGCCGATGGTGGCGAATCAAAGAAGCCCGGAACTCAGTGTGCATCATCCCTCTGCGtagggcccccgccccccccgcgccccccgccgccggcTCCTGA